The Dehalococcoidales bacterium genomic interval TCAGACCCTGCGTAATCTGGCTGGCATCGCTGGGATAGCCGCCTATGGCACAGCCCAGCGTATCCAGGAGTACCCTCTTGGCCATTCCCACCACTTCTCCGGGCAGGTCTTTATAGTCAAATCCAGCAGCGTAGTCGGCAATCTCTCTGGCAACAGTCATCTCCAATACCTCCAGCTAAAGGCAGTTATATCATCACAAAAGAAGTCGGTACCTGAGCGGACAAAGAATGAAATACGTAATTAATGAGGACAAGCACACCCTTAAAAACAAGAGGTAACTTCTCCCCGGACTCAACCTGTCAAACTGACCGGCAGACCCGGCTAAGCCATCACCTTCCTGACAGCGCTGCTAATATCATCTTTGCCGGGCAGTACCAGTCTCTGCAACGGGTACGCAGTCGGCACGGGCACATCAGGAGTAGCCACGCGGGCGACCGGCGCCTTGAGAGCGCCCAGGGCTTCTTCAGCGACGATGGCGCTTATCTCCGCCCCGATGCCGGCCGTCTTCCAGGCCTGGTGAGCAACGATGAGCCTGCCTGTCTTCCTGACTGAATTCAAGAGCATGGTCTTATCGATAGGGTACAGAGAACGGAGGTCCAACACCTCCACACTGATTGATTCTTGAGCCAGCTCTTCGGCGGCGGCCAGCGCTTCGTGCACCATTTTGGCAGCCGCCACAACGGTAACATCACTGCCGGTGCGCTTGATATCGGCCACCCCCAGAGGGATAGTGTACTCCTCTTCGGGTACCGGGCCCTTCATGTCCTGGTGAAGGCTGCCGTGTTCAAAAAAGATTACCGGGTTATCATCCCTGATTGAGGACTTGAGCAGTCCCTTGGCGTCATAAGGGGTAGAGGGCATCACCACCTTTAGTCCGGGGATATGCACAAACCAGGCTTCAACGCTGGCCACGTACTGCCCCACCCCGCCGACACGGGTCCTGAGCACCAGCGGCACCTTCGCCCCGCCATCGGAAACATATCTCGCCCGCGAGGCACTGGTAAACATAGGTTCCATGGCAGCACTCATAAAATCAGCCACCAGTAACTCGGCCACCGGTCTCATCCCCATCAGGGCGGCGCCAACGGAGGAACCGGCGATGATCCCCTCCGCAATGGGAGCGCTGATTACCCGGTCGCTGCCAAATTCTTCCTCGAAGCCCGTCGTCACCTTGGATACTCCGGGGCGAATACCCGCGTCCAGCCCGATAACATAGACACGCGGGTCCCGGCGCATCTCCTCACGCAGGGCTTCACGAATCGCCTCAGTAAAACTTAGCTCTCTCAATTGCTTGCCTCCTTTTCATCTACGGAGCGAAGACCTCGGACAGGGCGAACTCCCTGTCCCGCCTCGGGCGTGGACCAAGCGCCGTGTCCTGCAGCGCCTTTTCTGCTTTCGCCCTCGCCAGCTGCGAATATTCCTCAGCCTTACCGGCTGTCAAGACGCCTTTTTGAATCAGGTATTCCGTGAATTGCTTAATCGGGTCTTTCTGACGCCAGCGTTCGGCTTCCTCCAGTTCCTCCCTGGTCCGGTATAATGCCTTATCGCCTGACTGATGGCCGCCGAGCCGGCAGGTCTTACATTCAACCAGGCTGGGACCTTCACCCCGGCGCGCCCTGGCGACAGCTTCCTGAACAGCCCCGTGCACTGCCAGCACATCATTACCGTCTACTATCACTCCGGGCATATTATAACCTTGTGCCCGGTCAGCAATATTCCTGGCGGAGATCGCCTTTCTGGTCGGCGTGTACTCGCCCCACTGGTTGTTGATACAGACATAAACGATAGGCAACCCGAATATTGAGGCGAAATTAAGCGCCTCATGGAACTCACCCCGGCTGCTGGTACTGTCACCGAAGCTCATCACGACGACGCTCTTTAACTTTTGTTGCTTGACGGCC includes:
- a CDS encoding alpha-ketoacid dehydrogenase subunit beta, with amino-acid sequence MRELSFTEAIREALREEMRRDPRVYVIGLDAGIRPGVSKVTTGFEEEFGSDRVISAPIAEGIIAGSSVGAALMGMRPVAELLVADFMSAAMEPMFTSASRARYVSDGGAKVPLVLRTRVGGVGQYVASVEAWFVHIPGLKVVMPSTPYDAKGLLKSSIRDDNPVIFFEHGSLHQDMKGPVPEEEYTIPLGVADIKRTGSDVTVVAAAKMVHEALAAAEELAQESISVEVLDLRSLYPIDKTMLLNSVRKTGRLIVAHQAWKTAGIGAEISAIVAEEALGALKAPVARVATPDVPVPTAYPLQRLVLPGKDDISSAVRKVMA
- a CDS encoding thiamine pyrophosphate-dependent dehydrogenase E1 component subunit alpha, with translation MELNNEELFHLYQDMLVFRAIEETMSPQTETWHGAAGEEASHVGAFFGLEKDDIVGPHFRGIYGVHYLRGLSLEDVFGEIYNRENSQSKGKYTGMVGTLKQGILPWCIGTLAQLFPLATGAALAVKQQKLKSVVVMSFGDSTSSRGEFHEALNFASIFGLPIVYVCINNQWGEYTPTRKAISARNIADRAQGYNMPGVIVDGNDVLAVHGAVQEAVARARRGEGPSLVECKTCRLGGHQSGDKALYRTREELEEAERWRQKDPIKQFTEYLIQKGVLTAGKAEEYSQLARAKAEKALQDTALGPRPRRDREFALSEVFAP